In Acinetobacter sp. WCHAc010034, a genomic segment contains:
- a CDS encoding DUF1615 domain-containing protein — protein MKKNFAYTACVKTMSVLAVSIGLAACGNGSWWSKDDEPTLNAEQIRKALPGRVNDRSSWAQDIYDITEQLGIPQTKENVCSIVAVVDQESNFVADPQVAGLGEKAVKEVQTRLDEKFKEKLGDGIGGTVAGYFEEVLKTQPSPKDNYLSQMRRVKTERELDELYREIFDYMSKHYHVSALTGAAKLVGQDFGEKMNPITTLGSMQVHIGYAKEHKRQGGNIAELRTDLYSQYGGLYYGIHRLMMYPADYDKPLYRFADYNSGMYSSRNAAFQSMLNDLTAAELTLDGDLLLYSKDGSPRSAKSESERELINVFAANNVILTPRQIRSDLKNEKEQDFEDTATYRAVTKLYQEKTGKAPFYAMMPQVVISGPKLSRDYNTNWFASRVNGRYQTCMNKIKHLKI, from the coding sequence ATGAAAAAAAACTTTGCTTACACTGCTTGCGTTAAAACAATGTCTGTTTTGGCGGTCTCAATCGGCTTAGCTGCCTGCGGAAACGGGTCATGGTGGTCTAAAGATGATGAGCCGACCCTGAATGCAGAGCAGATCCGCAAAGCACTTCCCGGGCGCGTCAATGACCGCAGCTCTTGGGCGCAGGACATTTACGACATTACAGAGCAGCTCGGCATTCCGCAAACCAAGGAAAATGTCTGCTCAATTGTTGCCGTCGTCGATCAGGAATCCAACTTTGTCGCTGATCCGCAAGTCGCCGGCTTAGGCGAAAAGGCGGTCAAGGAAGTTCAAACCCGCTTGGATGAAAAGTTTAAAGAAAAACTGGGCGATGGAATTGGCGGCACCGTTGCCGGCTATTTTGAAGAAGTCCTGAAAACCCAGCCCAGCCCTAAAGACAACTATTTAAGCCAGATGCGCCGCGTGAAAACGGAGCGCGAGCTGGATGAGCTGTACCGCGAAATTTTTGACTACATGTCCAAGCATTATCATGTCAGCGCGCTGACCGGCGCTGCCAAGCTGGTCGGCCAGGATTTTGGCGAGAAGATGAACCCGATTACCACTTTAGGCTCCATGCAGGTGCATATCGGCTATGCTAAAGAGCATAAGCGCCAAGGCGGAAACATCGCTGAACTCCGCACCGATTTATATTCTCAATATGGCGGCCTGTATTACGGCATTCACCGCTTGATGATGTACCCGGCAGACTATGACAAGCCGCTGTACCGCTTTGCCGACTATAATTCAGGCATGTATTCCAGCCGCAACGCTGCCTTCCAGAGCATGCTGAATGACTTGACCGCAGCTGAATTGACCTTGGACGGCGACTTACTGCTGTACAGCAAAGACGGCTCTCCGCGCTCCGCCAAAAGCGAATCTGAGCGTGAATTGATTAATGTCTTCGCAGCCAACAATGTAATTTTAACCCCGCGCCAGATCCGTTCAGACTTGAAAAATGAAAAAGAGCAAGACTTTGAGGACACGGCGACTTACCGGGCGGTCACCAAGCTGTATCAGGAAAAAACCGGCAAAGCGCCTTTTTACGCCATGATGCCGCAAGTCGTCATTTCGGGGCCTAAGCTGAGCCGGGACTACAATACCAACTGGTTCGCGAGCAGAGTAAATGGACGCTATCAGACATGCATGAACAAAATAAAGCATTTAAAAATTTAG
- a CDS encoding BLUF domain-containing protein has protein sequence MTEYVRLVYVSRFYRNDDSFKLDLMDILTASVNHNTLHGITGMLCYGNGCFIQCLEGEKSAVSDLYFKKILKDKRHTSCQLIYFEESAVQLFDQWAMKFAPLNPNLRNFFLENHQNEFDPYLLNSITIGPFIKLLSTQQGWEYYI, from the coding sequence ATGACGGAATATGTAAGGCTGGTATATGTCAGTAGATTTTACCGCAATGATGACAGTTTTAAATTAGACTTAATGGATATTTTAACGGCGTCGGTTAATCATAATACGCTGCATGGCATAACCGGTATGCTGTGCTATGGCAACGGCTGCTTTATTCAGTGTTTGGAAGGGGAAAAATCAGCAGTTTCTGATTTGTATTTTAAGAAAATTTTAAAAGATAAGCGGCATACCTCCTGCCAGCTGATTTATTTTGAAGAATCCGCAGTTCAGCTGTTTGATCAGTGGGCAATGAAATTCGCGCCGCTGAATCCGAATTTAAGAAACTTTTTCTTGGAGAATCATCAGAATGAGTTTGATCCCTATCTGCTGAATTCAATCACAATCGGGCCATTTATCAAGCTCTTATCAACACAGCAGGGCTGGGAATATTATATTTAA